TTTGTTGAAAGGCAGGGTTGTTGGATAAATGTGACTCATCGTTTACACTTCTCtgtatatttctgtctttgtcccctaccaccacttgaaaccggcgttggtatgtttacgttcgcgtaacttagcgattcggcaaagggaaccgatagaataattaccacgcttaaaaaaataaaagtactggggtagattcatcgactaaaattcttcgaggtggtgccccagcatggccgtagtctaatgactgagacaagtgaaaGTTAAAAaaggacagatatatatatatatatatatatatatatataacatgtatgtatatatattttgtatttatatgatatatatataatatatatgtatatgcattgtgtaatatataatgtatattagagtatataattgtgtgtatatcattacattcattcatacatacatatgtattctatacatactatacatataactacattcGTATGTACTCtgcacattcacatgtatacatgtatgtttaaacAGTCTTGTCTTCTTATCAAACAAACCCCTATTCTGtcgtatttcttttttaatgttttcaactgtggttcttttatttaaaattgtcAAAGTCTTAGGGAACAGCATATATGCCGCTTACACCGtattattttccttccttccaaATATCACCGATCTTCACgtatattataaagaaatacattttgttgATATCGAGGCAATAATATTTTAGCAAACCGATTTTGTCCATCAGTATTTCGTTTACGGCGTTAATATATTTGGAAAATGCATGACCATCTCTTCTTTGTTTTGCCTgttgccaaaattttaaaataataaaaattcttctttgTATTTATGTCATTACGATTTATAAATCTCGTTTTCCCTCCGCTGCATTTGTTTCAGTATTTCCAAATAATTGGTGATATAATGTTACAAAGAAAttagtgaaagaaaatatattctcctcCTCAGTATTAATTAATTAGCCAAACTGTAAACACCTGTCATTTACAGGTATAATTAAGGTCCAGTTGCACTCAATTTTGAGTATTTTGATGTTTAACCGCGTTACACAAACATCATAACTCGGTTATAATTTCAACATACTCAGTTGTGTTGAGTATATAGCTCGGTTAAATCTCAAACACACCCGCtaatgtgtaattgtgtgttttCGAGATTTACAGGAAAgatgtttcatttaaaaaaaacaaaaattaattaaaacaaattacgGCAGTCGCTAAAGAACCTGGTAGCTACGAAGTTGAATCGGTGAGTGACACCAACTACAGCAACCTGTTGAAGACAGCAATAATACGAATGAACGAGGAATTAGGCTAATTGTTTAGCTTCTTAATTGGTTCTAAGTAGAAggtttaataatattttgtatctACTGTTGAatagattgttttttttctctcaatgttTGTCAGCTTGTTAGTTCGATAGCTCGTATCTGTTAAAATTGTTTGCTACACCAACCCAGATAGGTATActaccacccccatcatcatcataattatcacactagtgaactactactactactaccacttctacacacataaatacacacagtacTCTTCCAATACTATTGACATTACATCTTCAACTCTTGCTGAACGAATATTGATCGATTACTTTAAAAACCCTCACTCGCCTCCCTCCACCGAACACTTCACCTCACGTGTCTATACACTACAGTTTTCTTTACTGTTCTGATTCTTTTACAATTTCTGAGTGAGAGGAAGGCATGCTTCCCATCTTTTCCAACAACTgtcagttcatttttagtattgcttatatattcatCGATTACAGAATtgcatatacatccatttatTCCCCTAGAGTTGTCTGAAATTTGTCTGTGGTTTGTAATTTGATAATAGAGGCAAAGAAGCAcgatattgtctatatatatatatacaatatcttggATGTTTTAATGGCTGTTGTGAGTGAAACGACGGGGAATTCCTTGTTTTGTCAGGTCTCTCTTTATTCGGAATTAGGTAGAATAAtcaaatagaacaaaataaagaGAGCGTGGTGATAGTGACGTGACCTTCCTGCGGTAATATTGGTTACTCTTTCGAACCTACTTTTACTTTCTATTTAACTACTTCCAACATTCTGTCTCTCCACTTTGTCTTTCTctatcacacatacatgtatgtataatcaactgatatatcttaatttgatttttttaatgtataattcACTAGGGTCTGTAATAGTTTGATATCAGTTCAGTTCATGACAGTACTTGTAAAAGGTCAATCAAATGCAACTAAgctatttcatataaattattttcatataaattagtTGTAATTAAtcacaaaattatgaaaatttatatttaatttagctacttaaatctataattatttaatattacCATGTAACTATGTCTTTCCTCATGTTCAACATTgctttattatttcttgtttgacTGAagaattaagatttttttttctctttctttctcttgcaatATGTAGGGCACGATGActacaagcaacaacaataataataataagacatgtGTGGGTGAGCCACTGTCTTTACACAACTTGTCTTTAAGCAGCAATGGCAGTGATACATTTGAGGAGAAGGAGCTGTCTCCTGCTGTCATATGTGATGACAGTGGTATGCAGTCCCTTGATGAGAGTAGCGACAGCACTAGGGAAAGTGTGTCTGAGAAAACAGAGCAAGATGAGTTGGAAGACGATGTTTTTCTAAAAGCTCTTTATAACTATGAATATACTTACGACAATGGAGATAAAGTGACTATGGTTAAAGGGGACATATACCGGCTGATGTCAAATAGTTCTGATGACTGGTGGCAAGTTGAAAAAACAGATGGAAATGTAATCTATGTTCCTGCTGATTATGTATTTAAATTGGAGGATTATTACCCAGGCAACAACAGACCATTGCCACCAATTATTAATAAAGATACATCTGGTGATAGTACCAAACCAGTGGAAACTAAACCACTTGAAACTAAACCAGTTGAAATGAAACCAGTTGAAACTCAACTACTTGAAACTAGTCTGTTTGAAACTGAACCAGTTGAAATCAAACCAGTTGAAACTAAACAAAAGCCTCATGCTACtggtgagaaaaagaagaaatatcctGCTCCTGTTGCCACACCCGAGATGGTAGCTGCTGCCAAAGCAAAGACTCAAAACAGACCAAATACAACCGTACTGAACCGAAGTTTTAGTAGTGATAATGCTGGAACAGTTCCGATGACTACCTCCTCATCTTTTGGGTGGCCCGATTCATCAGAAACCTCTTCTCAAGCCAATTTttctataaacaacaacaacaacaacaacaataataataacaataactttgATGCTTGTATCCAGGTTGTGGTTAATTCTGATAATCAGTACCCCCAAGAGATTTTGCGAAGTGGAAATTATAGTACTTTTGGTAAAGGTTCAATCAATCTAAACAGAACATTGGAAAGACCCAAAAGCTATCACTATGGGGCATCCAGTAGATATCTTGAAAGTTCTGAACATGGGCATGAAAAAACAATTCAATTAGGGAAGTGTCAAAGTTCTCAATGCAATAGTAGTGATTATAGAAACCTTGATGAACTGGGtcctattttaaaatatcaaaaggaACCTGAAAATGGAAGTGTGGAAAGTCTTACCAATCCAAAAGACAGAAAAGTAAgtagaataaatattcttttttgtttacaagttttcttcaaaactttttttttccttcatattaaaCCAGAACTAACGTCCATTTCTAGCATATTATCTCCCCTAAGAAGATGCTGACTATCAAATATCTGAAACTGTTTCTTTCTGATGGCTATGTCTTTTTGTTTAAGAAGGAATTTCCATTTCTGTTGTTTGAATTTGCTATGTCAGTTCAAATACTTGTGCAACCCCCAAATGTTTTGAGATTATCTTGCCCACTATTCTAATTTCTGTAGAATGGCAAATaacatttcttgttttctctgttgttttaaTGGCTCTTGGCATTCTGCTGTCTTTATAAGGCTCAAACATaacttgtcatttttttttgatggcgtgtggcctagtggtcaggcagttgcactcacaatcactagattgtgggtttgattccctgaTCGGATGgcgtgatgtgttcttgagcaaaacacttcatttcacattgctccaatccccCTTTCGATTGGGAGGAATGTTGACTTGCTTGCCTAGCCAGCAAGGGTAGGGGTGGGAGTATCATTtgaaggccaaaacaatgcaaaatgcattgtgacttgcgatgtgtaacaacatctgatagccttaTCAGTCATGTGGTCAtgtgatgttgtttttttttttgtggtgagaTTCTGAATATCTGCCtgataggtgcaaggcctgaaattttggaagaagatgttagttgatttcatcaaccctggtTCTTGACtagtactattttatcgaccctgaaaggcaaaatcaatcatAGCAGAATATCTGCCTGATAATGccattgtatttgtgtaatttataCAGTTAGATGTTGATATATCTCTTATCATGAGATAACTTTGTTTTACTTCACAAATTCTTACCTGAAATCCTGTAAGCCTTTACCCTTTTCATCATGGATCTTATACAGGTGCATGAGATGTATTTATCTTCATTATTGCTTGTTTCACAAATCACTAGATATCTATCTCTGGCTAAGGTAGCAGATCCATTATAAAAATTCTTTGACCTTCTGACCATATCTTTGCTTAACATACTTTTTGTTTGCATTCCACAACAAGGAAAGTCTATAACATTTCCCATAAGCTTACAAGTGTGGGTCAGTATTTTGACAAGATTGATCATATATAGGTTTTATAGTTATGCAAAGAACAGGGAATAAAAGAAAGTcttagctactaacagttgaagaaaatgacttgtcTCATTTAATTTCTAATGCCTTAGAAGTATTTATTCTGATAAATATGgataataaatacaaagatagCTTAGTGATTGTTTAACCATTTTgtaagtatatttttgtttaaatacactggctttgcttcaattaattttgaaaataaaatatttagtaaaataatcttgtcattatcaagctggtgtttggaatctAAAGTACCATGAAATTCTGATGGGAATggttaatttagatcactttaaccctttagcatttaaagagGCTATATCTTGCCTAAATATTCTccctattttatgtttaaactgccTAGATCTAGTTTCTCatgcctaccctacaatatccTTCTAAAACAGAAACAGTTACTTCAGTCAAAATCTCAGAACTAccagataatgcaagattaattcaagaCATGTGAAGAAACAAgctttacttttgacagaataatgtggatgccaaagggttaaaacaagaagtttgtatcatagaaccagaagtGGTATCAAAAGTACTAAAGTATCTAGAACCGGACTGGATTTGAGTAGAGAAGAGGTGTAAGTTGACATGTCTCTGTGTGAAGTAGACACTAATATTGGGTTTATAGTTGGAGTATTCTCCAACTATAAACCTAATTCAAAACATTAATCTCTATGGCATGCCAATAATATAAACCCCTCTTGTTTTATTGTGATATCCAGCATTAGAAAGAATCAATGGAAAATGAACAAATCCCATGTGAGCTTTTTGATATTCTCCTTAATTTCTTAGCgatatgaaattaatttaaacactGTCTTCTTTTGTTCATATTAGCCTTACTCTGGTTTCAATTTAACTCTGTTCCATTTTGACAGCCACTAAAGAAGTAACTGCACCTCCAGGCATAATTTATAACAGTTTCACTATCAGTGAccactgattttatttttatctttatgaaTTATATTATCTTTGTTGTTATCATGGATCTTTGTTCGAACTACATATTTAGACTAACTAATGATGTGCTTAATGGTTTGAGAATAAAGGCTGTAGGTTGTTTATCAACACTGTGTGtataattttcattgtttaatcTATGAAACATGTAGAGATGAGAAGTTCTGTTAATTTCAACGGGATTTTAATCTCAAACTGTAGTGGTCAATTTAAAATTCCCTGTTAAACTATTGTTCAACCTGATATCTTGTTAGGGGCTGTTGGTCAGCTCTGCTTAAGGATTTGACCCATGGCACAGAGGGAGATAATCAAATGTTTAAATCTATGGCATATGAGTTCCTTAAAGTATTTTGTTGGTATTCATCATGTAGTACCACTTGATGGTGTGATTATACAGCCTTACATGGCTGGAaccaagacactttatatcatgGAGCTGTGTTGTCTAGTTTAATGGGGGTATACTGACCAGATTAACGAGGGCATGTTGTCTGGTTTAATGGAGGTATGTTGCCTGGTTTAATGGAAATATGCTATCTAGTTTAATGGGGCTATGTTTGGTTTAATGGGGGTATGTTGTCTGGTTTAATGGGGGTATGTTGTCTGGTTTAATGGGGGTATGTTGTTTAGTTTAATGGGGGTAGGTTGTCTGGTTTAATGGgattattttatctgtttcaattGGTGATTTGTTGTCAAGTTTAATGGAGCTGTGGTGTCTGGTTTAATGGAGGTAGATTGCCTGATTTAATGGAGGTATATTACCTAGATTAATGGTAGTATACTGTCTGGTTTAGTGGGGTGGGGTATGTTGTCAGCTTAATAGGAGTATGTTGCCTGGTTTAATGGGATGATATTGCCTGGCTTAATGGAATTATGTTGCCTGGTTTAATTGGAGTATGTTGCCTGGTTTAATGGGAGTATACTGCCTGGTTTAATGGGGGGATTTTGTTAGATTTAATGAGGATATGTTGCCTGATTTAATGGTGATATGTTGTCTGGTTTAATAGTGGAGTATGTCACCTGGTTTAATGGGGGTATACTGTCTGGTTTATTGGGGATATCTTGCCTGGTTTAATGGGGTATGTTTAATTTAATTGGGGTCTTTTGTCAGGTTTAATGAGAGTATTTCCTTGGTCTAATACCTAGTTTAATGGGAATTATTTTGTCAGGTTTAATGGGGAGTATGCTGTCAGTTTGATTCTTTATCTTAGTGAGAGATATATTGTTGAATAAATTAGATTAACACTTTACCTTTGCAAAGTATTATATGTTAATATCTTACCTCAGTTAGGGTACATTGTTAGGTTATTTGATTATGCGATATATTGGTAAGTTGATCCCTCATTCCTAATAAGGTATATCAACAGGTTAACATGTCACCTTCGTGGCGTATTTTGTCAAGTTAACACTCCACTCTAGAAAAATATGTTGTTACATTGATACATTGCCCTAGTAGACTATGTTGGCAAGTTACCACAGCATCTCAATGAGTACTTTTGTTGTAGCATCTTTTGTCAGTCGGCTAAATTGTTAGATTTAAACCTCCTCGCCTACATAGGTAAATTATGAAAAAGATTTGAAACTGACTTTTAGACTAGTATTAAATACTTGCATGCCAGAATAGTCTGTTATCAAACCTCAAGTTAGGCCTGATTCAATAGACCTATAAACAAAGTCAGTTGTGAACATCCCATTTATTTATCTGcaaccacattatctaatgtgtccttccttttaatACGATAGTGTGAatcgagggagatttggcttctatttctagcagattgggcAGCCAGCAAGAAATAGATGTAAGCTTTCTCATTGGCTTGTGTCAAGAAAAGAGTTCAGTAAATTGAGTTTTTGTTGAGTAGTGAGAAAATCTAATAttttaaggagagagagaggggggggggagaaagagagaagtgttgACATTAGGGGATTTAATACAGATGTGTTGAGGTCTAGTTGATACTTGTGGTTCTAAGTTAAACCTCATTATTGTTGACTCAACATTTTAGGACTTCTGGCTTAACCTAAGGAATGTCAATAACATTGAGTTTGACTTTGTATCTCTTGTACATCtcttacaaaaaaacaaacaaaacaaaaacgaaatgaaaaaaacgAAACCTtgacttttaaaagaaaaataaaatattcaaatatgataTTACATTAGTTAACATCGAGTATTTACTTTTATCTGTTAGTTCTAACTGGATGGCCATTGGCTCACAAGGAACTCATCCATCCTTCGACGGGTCTTGTTATTTGTCCTCCTGGGTGTCCAGACATTCAGCAGGACTAAATTAAATATATGGGAATTAGAGGAAAATGAATTGGAAAGATTGACAATTAAATATGTATCCTGTGATTCTTTATCAAATGTTTCTGACAGAATCTTTGCGATTCTAACAGtcattgtatgcatgtgtttcttgGAGTTAATTACATTGTAAATCTGAATAAACTGCAATTTTCCCTAAAACACCATACACTTCTTCTTCTAAGATCgatacagctactactactaaaataaaCAACTGCCGTCATTACACCTGAATGTGTTGTTAGGTCTGTTAGTTTATGTGAGCAAGCTGGATATTGCAGTTGTAAGAAATGAACTGAATGAAACATACTCAACATGCTGAGATATTACTATGGTGCTTAGATACTAGTTATATACTGGTGTCATTCTTGTTAACTATGTCTGTAAAAATTTGGCTTTGTTCTTACCCAAGAtcaatttatatttctgtttaactCTTTTTATTGACACATTGAAGTTAGCTTTAGTCTCAAGGACAGCCACATAACTATAATTGGAAAGTGAANNNNNNNNNNNNNNNNNNNNNNNNNNNNNNNNNNNNNNNNNNNNNNNNNNNNNNNNNNNNNNNNNNNNNNNNNNNNNNNNNNNNNNNNNNNNNNNNNNNNNNNNNNNNNNNNNNNNNNNNNNNNNNNNNNNNNNNNNNNNNNNNNNNNNNNNNNNNNNNNNNNNNNNNNNNNNNNNNNNNNNNNNNNNNNNNNNNNNNNNNNNNNNNNNNNNNNNNNNNNNNNNNNNNNNNNNNNNNNNNNNNNNNNNNNNNNNNNNNNNNNNNNNNNNNNNNNNATATATTGTATCTTGTGCCTCTCTTgaaccatatacacacaaacaccagctTTCTTTATACACTTTCTTTCACAGTTTGCTGCCTGGCAAAGTGCCATCAAATAGTCAAAATAATCAATACTAAAATAGAGTTGCTTcagtaaaattcattaaaaaatcatTGGTAAATATTTTGGTATAATATTTGCTAAAGTTAGTAGATGAGGATGTCGAGATTGCTGATGCTACAATAAACTATTTCCTAACCATAACCATAACCAAATAAATGTAATAAGCTTGCTATGTGAGTGATATGATAGGGCAAACTTAGTCTTAATTTAGCTATCATTACCATAAGTCTACAGTGTTTTCTTGTAGCGGTACAATATTAAAAGTTGACACACCTATCACCAGATTCAACAGTATCTAACAATATAAATTAACAAGTTTCCTGacataaaatattcactttccaATTATAGTTATATGTGGCTGTCCTTGAGACTAAAGCTAACTTCGATATGTCAATAAAAAGagttaaacagaaatataaattgaTCTTGGGTAAGAACAAagccaaattatatatatatatatatatatatatatatgctatggtaTTTGTTATTCTGCTGCTTAGAGTTTAGATACTACTACATTGCTTGAAATAGGAACCAGTATTATATTGAAATCAATTTAATCAATACAGTTTGCCCTTAATTaaagatgctttttttttactgtattctctttgaattcattttaaaaattagaatGTTATACTTCTTCAGTGTACAAAACATTATTTGTTTGATAACAATACTTTATATATCACATGCGTTTGTTTAAGATTACTGAAGGAGATAGAATGTGATAAAATTGTTATCTGGTTGtgctttattgtttataattagtATAGCTGTTTAATGACATAAATGAGTTAATGATTCATAGTTTAATTAGATAGTTAATTGTCTGAAATAAGTTATTGAAATTATAGTTCAAAATTTCAGGACATTGTCTTGTAGATAACGGTTTGAGTTCAAAACCATTTTTAGAGGATTTAAGACAATAAGACACTGGAAtgatagaaaaggaaagattAGGATAATCTAAATCACTAAATTCTCTGCTATTTAATGCCTGATTTGCAAAACTTTTTGATTCtctgttgttttttaattattttttttttatcatttctttgagaaataaatgattattccaTTGAACTTAGTAACAAAGTTTGTTCAGTAAGGGTGAACTCCTGGGGTATGAACTTCCTGAGCCAGCTGTGATTCCTGTTTGTAGCCAATTACTTTACTTACCACACTAATTGCGCTTGCTCTCCTAATTGCTTTACTGAAGAATGTCTTGAACTTTATAACATCATAGTCTCTTGGTACCTCATACCCTTGcaagaaattatttttctctgaTGCTTGCATAAAGAACATCTGTATAAGTCACATAACTATCACAACCAACGAAAGaagtttttattttgaaatattttttaagcttagAGGATAGAAGGCAGCACCTCCGATATTAGCAGGGTGAATAAACTAGATAGCTAGTACGAGTGGAATCTGCAAAAAGTACTGAATGACCAGGTGGCAAAAGGTACCGAATgaccaggtgatggtgttaaactgggcaacagCTCATTATGTTTACCACCCCAAAAAACAGGCACAATTCTTCCAATAGGCATGTTCCAATTGCATCAATGCATCTTAACTTATATGGCTTAAGATGACTGAGGCTGTAGCGGGAGCACTcactcaaagtgccatgcagtggaattgaacatgAAAATTCATAGTTGCAAAATAAATCTTTTAACAACATGGTCATGTCTGTATTTCATAGAAAGTGACACAACATGCAAATAACAGACAGGTTTCTCCTCAAAGAAAGAACCACATGTTCTAAAATACTATTACCATGACAACAAATTGGACAatggtaagatagatagatagatagatagatagatagagagagagagataaatgaatcCAACACTTTGTACTTCAAATTGGCTGTCTGGCTCTATGagtcacgcgcgcacacacacccacacagtaGTGATATCTAGTCCACTGAGGGCAGACCATTTTAACttattgtgtcaaaattttagtTTCATACATAAATCTATTATTGTAGTATCACTTGCatgttatacatgtattttaGTTTTAGGTAAGTGCTTAGAGATAAGCTTTTTGTAATTGTTCTTGCAAGATTGCAAGATGTttttcaaacttcatatactgTTACCTAAAGACCTGTGGCATTTCACTGCTGACAAAGCGTGTCAGAGCACAGATATATCTAACACATATCTATAACATCTCTTACTCACAGGTATATCTATGAAATCACTcagtcacatatatatctatgacatCATTAAGTCACATATACATTTGATATTCCAGCTAAAGCTATCTCATCTCTTTATTTTCAAGCATAATATCCTCTGGACTACATCACACCACCTTCCTGTCCTACTCCACCTTCATACACCACACAACCCCATATACCCTGCCACTATCACACCAGTTTCCTCTATCAGCTCCCTACACTTCATGAAACTGATGTCAAGAATTATGGGAGttggaattaaaattttttttctatggtTCTTTGTTTTGACAATGAGGATTCAGTAGATCaattgctttaacccttttgtatttaaactggccatatccggcccaaatatcctacctattttattttcaaaccagccagatctggcctcacaCACCTACCTAACAATgcaattctaaaaatagacaatcatatcatcaaaatatcATAGCTACGATAtaaaacccccttcggtcatgaatgaccatgggattgcacctagaaagtacccctccaaggcacaagtctgggcaaggttgtttatggaagaccagcagtcacccatgcataccagcttcctctcTCCACGCTACCAATGTTATTcaatggaaaggcaaaggccaatacagtttggcaccagtgatgttgcaactcatttctacagctgagtgaactggagcaacgtgaaataaagtgtcttgctcaagaacacagcatgcaGTCTGGTGTGGGATTCGAAcacactatctcatgattgtgagcccaattctctaaccacttagccatgcgccttcacatagctatcatataaagtatgattaattcaaaacaacataaataaatacgcattacatttgactgagtaatttgaatgctaaatggttaacacaatggttctcaaccatcttttgcATATGGACCCCTTCAATTTTccttttactcaggtggaccctcattgccatttaatattttaaaaaattttatgattaaatataattaggaactgtataaagaaaaattgttaaaatgttttgtgtattgtggaagtataaccaattcattgcacataatttttaacaacaaaatcttgtacGGACACCCTAGGGccatatggatcctggttgatGACCAATGCAaatagctgagtattccacagacatgtatatccttaatataattctcaCATTACTATACTCTATACAAATAACCAATGCGTGTTCAGTAGACAGTGGAAAGAGCACAACATGTCTTGATTGCTACATTGTACTCCACACCATTAACCACTGTCCTACATACAGTTGAAAGAATACATCTAGATTGCCACACTGTACTCTGTCATTAATTACTGTACTATGgtacaataaatagaaagagTACACAACTAGATTGCCACACTGTACTCTCTACCATTAACTACTATACTATGTACAGTAGACAGTGGTAAAAGTACATGCCTTGATTGCTGCACTCAACTCTACCATTAACCAATGCTTTACATACAGTAGACAGTAGAAAGAGTACATGTTCAGATTGCCACACTGAACTCTTTACCATCTACCACTGTAATATATTCAGTGAGCTTCTCAGATAGGCATGGTATATATGGAATTATAGTTTTGCAATTGTTTGGCTGACCATCTACAACTAGATGAGAGTTGACTAGATTCACACAAGTTGAAGTAGCCATTGTTTTCACAAGAACCTCTAAAGATGTTGCGACATAGGAAATGATGAGTTTGGCTCTCCCGTTCTCTCAAAACAAAAATGAGATTCAAAGACTATTATTGTATAATGAACTGGGGGACTTTAATCTATGCAGAAATCACCTTctacctttgtctctctctgaaCTTATCATTGCAAGTCTTATCACTATTTTACCAATGCTACTAATGTATTAATAATGTTAATTGGGACTGATAGCTTCACTGATGTTATTAtttgtgttggtatgtatgttgTTTCATTGTTAGGTTCActaaatttttttccttcttaaattTTCTCCtgttcaataaatattcttttcatttgaagTAAATAACTTTAAGAATGTTACCCTCACCACCTGCTTTGCAGTCactgcccatcatcatcatcatcatcatcatcatcatcatcacttttattcCTGATCTACCTTCTAAGTTGGACAGTTCCACAatacatcatatatttatttatgaagatCCTGTGTCATTCCATGTATAAAGCCTTCACTGTTTCCTTGTAAGTAGACTCTTTAATCTAGATCCATCATTAGCAAGTCTTAATCCCTATTCACCTTCTATGTATCCTTCATTGCCATTACATGTCCACACTAATGCAGTCATTTTTTTCCTCTATAAATTAATCAATTCTGCCAATGATTAACCGCTTTTTCAA
This DNA window, taken from Octopus bimaculoides isolate UCB-OBI-ISO-001 chromosome 9, ASM119413v2, whole genome shotgun sequence, encodes the following:
- the LOC106879295 gene encoding rho GTPase-activating protein 12 — encoded protein: MTTSNNNNNNKTCVGEPLSLHNLSLSSNGSDTFEEKELSPAVICDDSGMQSLDESSDSTRESVSEKTEQDELEDDVFLKALYNYEYTYDNGDKVTMVKGDIYRLMSNSSDDWWQVEKTDGNVIYVPADYVFKLEDYYPGNNRPLPPIINKDTSGDSTKPVETKPLETKPVEMKPVETQLLETSLFETEPVEIKPVETKQKPHATGEKKKKYPAPVATPEMVAAAKAKTQNRPNTTVLNRSFSSDNAGTVPMTTSSSFGWPDSSETSSQANFSINNNNNNNNNNNNNFDACIQVVVNSDNQYPQEILRSGNYSTFGKGSINLNRTLERPKSYHYGASSRYLESSEHGHEKTIQLGKCQSSQCNSSDYRNLDELGPILKYQKEPENGSVESLTNPKDRKSEVLYENVQLIQSFMKIPPKMDNSVFIKKYSENWDIFEDKSNGQYFYYNKESKKTTWKPPRPEKPPPDIPNINIVDEENASGDKVKNGPKKIPIGWRKDFDSHGEMVFLHSSSNHKWKQSIDQTGRPYYYREGSTESVWDLPVVSTTSHCCSLCQGFCW